A region of Thermococcus barossii DNA encodes the following proteins:
- a CDS encoding tRNA(Met) cytidine acetyltransferase TmcA, translated as MTVKVRFDKEVREYAKGEKVKDSVLKLTETALAQALEKFHRRMIVIEGDTLRKAELAGILAGASARTLGEILDDLREKRLRDESEKEIEVLYATDALGEETFGRKRYEAFRKHFDVLASSSARVKAVTFKHTRDILGRTYDLLILDMSYDYSPNDLGRIIETVRGGGLIFILAHPFEKWKKMWTGFHKSLVTPPYTIDDVKKRFNRRLIRKFAEHDGIYIITENGKAKKKPRRSKTQAKIKARKGVEIPEEILFPRELYEMALTEGQVEVLKAFEGLVEDEGMLVLTADRGRGKSVSVGIAAIGFALALGKRTRVVVTAPEPENVQALFRFAKRALERLGFRPHVVEEKGLIKELYARKIGLRYYPPAEGYRKTADLYILDEAAGIHVPILHRYLSKPRVVYSSTVHGYEGAGRGFSVKFLKKAREKRPFKELHMEEPIRYAENDPIERWLFDVLLLDAEPVELTDEDYELIRNKEVYFEEPDLDDWFENDRPDLRNFVGIYILAHYRNRPSDVALLADAPHHRARVLRLKNGKIVTAIQIAEEGNIPKKVIEKMAKGYKPRGNIIPDMMVKHHMAKEFAKLKGYRIVRIATHPDAMDMGLGSKALELLEKEAREKGLDWIGSGFGASEELVRFWVRNGFAVVHLSPARNPVSGEFTAIVLKPISERAKKLIRQANDEFRIRLTEWLGDTHRELEPEIARWLFETPFGEAVDYPVHLTEVQRKRLDAFTGKVLTYDTVVDAVKPVVKLYFLDGWMKPYLDERQIKLLIYRVLQAHSWEETARLIDRTETFTMIEVRDIIRGLWYYYKRVIS; from the coding sequence GTGACCGTCAAGGTCCGCTTTGATAAGGAAGTGAGAGAGTACGCAAAGGGCGAGAAGGTTAAGGACTCCGTTCTCAAGCTCACCGAGACGGCTTTAGCGCAGGCTCTGGAGAAGTTTCACAGGAGAATGATAGTCATAGAGGGGGACACCCTGAGAAAGGCCGAGCTGGCAGGCATTCTGGCAGGGGCCTCTGCCAGAACCCTGGGGGAGATTCTCGACGACCTCCGCGAGAAGCGGCTGAGGGACGAGAGCGAGAAGGAAATCGAGGTTCTCTACGCCACCGATGCCCTCGGCGAAGAGACCTTCGGGCGGAAACGCTACGAAGCGTTCAGGAAGCACTTCGACGTCCTTGCCAGCTCAAGCGCCAGGGTTAAGGCCGTCACCTTCAAGCACACCCGCGATATCCTCGGGAGGACGTACGACCTCCTTATACTCGACATGAGCTACGACTACTCCCCCAACGACCTTGGCAGGATTATCGAGACCGTCCGTGGCGGCGGTTTGATATTCATACTCGCCCATCCCTTCGAGAAGTGGAAGAAGATGTGGACGGGCTTCCACAAGAGCCTCGTAACTCCACCGTACACGATAGACGACGTGAAGAAGCGCTTCAACAGGCGCCTTATAAGGAAGTTCGCCGAGCATGACGGAATCTACATCATCACCGAGAACGGGAAAGCGAAGAAGAAGCCGAGAAGGAGCAAGACCCAGGCGAAGATTAAAGCCCGGAAGGGTGTCGAGATTCCGGAGGAGATCCTCTTCCCCCGCGAGCTCTACGAAATGGCCCTCACTGAGGGGCAGGTTGAGGTTCTTAAGGCATTCGAAGGGCTGGTTGAGGATGAGGGGATGCTCGTCCTCACCGCGGACAGGGGGCGTGGAAAGAGCGTCTCCGTAGGCATTGCCGCGATAGGCTTTGCCCTGGCCCTCGGCAAGCGTACAAGGGTGGTCGTCACGGCCCCCGAGCCGGAGAACGTCCAGGCACTCTTCCGCTTTGCCAAGAGGGCCCTTGAAAGGCTCGGCTTCAGGCCCCACGTAGTCGAGGAGAAGGGCCTGATAAAGGAGCTCTACGCGAGGAAGATTGGGCTCAGGTATTACCCCCCCGCCGAGGGCTACCGCAAGACCGCCGACCTGTACATCCTCGACGAGGCCGCTGGAATCCACGTGCCGATACTCCACAGGTATCTAAGCAAACCCCGTGTCGTTTACTCCTCCACAGTACACGGCTACGAAGGAGCTGGCAGGGGATTCTCCGTCAAGTTCCTGAAGAAAGCCAGGGAGAAGCGCCCCTTTAAGGAGCTCCACATGGAGGAGCCGATACGCTACGCTGAGAACGACCCCATCGAAAGATGGCTATTCGACGTCCTCCTGCTTGACGCGGAGCCGGTTGAGCTCACGGATGAGGACTACGAACTGATAAGGAACAAGGAGGTCTACTTCGAGGAACCCGACCTCGATGACTGGTTCGAGAACGACAGGCCCGACCTCAGGAACTTCGTGGGCATCTACATTCTCGCCCACTACCGCAACAGGCCGAGCGACGTGGCTTTGCTTGCCGATGCTCCCCACCACAGGGCGCGCGTCCTCCGCCTGAAGAACGGCAAGATAGTGACGGCCATCCAGATAGCAGAGGAGGGCAATATCCCGAAGAAGGTAATCGAGAAGATGGCCAAGGGCTACAAGCCGAGGGGCAACATAATCCCCGACATGATGGTCAAGCACCACATGGCGAAGGAGTTCGCGAAGCTGAAGGGCTACCGCATAGTGAGGATAGCCACCCACCCCGATGCCATGGACATGGGGCTGGGCAGCAAGGCGCTTGAACTCCTTGAGAAGGAGGCCAGGGAGAAGGGCCTCGACTGGATTGGCTCTGGGTTTGGTGCGAGTGAGGAACTGGTCCGCTTCTGGGTCAGGAACGGCTTCGCGGTGGTTCACCTCAGCCCAGCCAGAAACCCCGTCAGCGGCGAGTTTACGGCCATAGTCCTCAAGCCAATAAGTGAGAGGGCCAAGAAGCTCATTCGCCAGGCCAACGACGAGTTCAGGATAAGGCTCACGGAATGGCTCGGCGACACCCACAGGGAGCTTGAGCCTGAGATAGCGCGCTGGCTCTTCGAGACACCCTTCGGTGAGGCGGTGGATTACCCGGTTCACCTCACGGAGGTGCAGAGGAAGAGGTTGGATGCCTTCACGGGCAAGGTTCTGACCTACGACACGGTGGTTGATGCGGTGAAGCCGGTAGTCAAGCTCTACTTCCTCGACGGCTGGATGAAGCCCTACCTCGATGAGAGGCAGATTAAGCTCCTCATCTACCGGGTTCTGCAGGCCCACAGCTGGGAGGAGACGGCGAGGCTCATTGATAGAACCGAAACCTTCACCATGATAGAGGTGCGCGACATCATAAGGGGACTCTGGTACTATTACAAGAGGGTCATTTCCTGA
- a CDS encoding thiamine ABC transporter substrate-binding protein, whose translation MRRLATLLLTLLLLGAIGAARPVKAEETLTVYSYDSIEWWMKEIIPIFEQKYGVKVNLVLIGDAGEVLNRLILEKDNPQADVVVGIDNSYLAKAIDAGILEPYRPANADVIPDWIIEKFDPTFHLTPYDYGYIAINYRKDMVQKPPESLEDLTKPEWKGKLIIEDPRTSSPGMAFLLWTIAVYGDDWLDYWERLKENDVQIVEGWSAAWNAFTKGEYPLVLSYATSPAATVYYDNNTNVGAVAFREGNYLQIEGAGIVKGAKHPELAKKFIEFLISEEAQEKLPLNQWMYPVNRNVKTPEVFKYAVKVEKPVTVDPKDIEKNYDLWLRQWTQLMVEGKSPEEITGTTSTSPEGENGGICGPALIVGLAIVPLLLRRRR comes from the coding sequence ATGAGGAGGCTCGCCACCCTCTTGCTCACCCTGCTGCTCCTCGGGGCCATCGGCGCCGCGAGGCCAGTTAAGGCCGAGGAGACGCTGACGGTTTACTCCTACGACAGCATAGAGTGGTGGATGAAGGAGATAATTCCAATCTTCGAGCAGAAGTACGGGGTCAAGGTGAACCTCGTCCTAATTGGCGATGCTGGAGAGGTTCTCAACAGGCTGATTCTGGAAAAGGACAACCCGCAGGCGGACGTGGTGGTCGGCATAGACAACAGCTACCTCGCCAAGGCCATCGACGCCGGAATCCTTGAGCCATACAGGCCGGCAAACGCCGACGTTATTCCAGACTGGATTATTGAGAAGTTCGACCCGACCTTCCACCTCACCCCCTACGACTACGGCTACATAGCCATCAACTACCGCAAGGACATGGTCCAGAAGCCGCCGGAGAGTCTCGAAGACCTCACCAAGCCCGAGTGGAAGGGTAAGCTGATAATCGAGGACCCGCGCACCAGTTCGCCGGGAATGGCCTTCCTGCTGTGGACGATAGCGGTCTATGGCGATGACTGGCTGGACTACTGGGAGAGGCTCAAAGAAAACGACGTCCAGATAGTCGAGGGCTGGAGCGCGGCCTGGAACGCCTTCACGAAGGGCGAGTACCCGCTCGTCCTCAGCTACGCCACCTCACCGGCCGCGACCGTTTACTACGACAACAACACCAACGTCGGCGCCGTCGCCTTCAGGGAGGGCAACTACCTCCAGATAGAGGGTGCCGGGATAGTCAAGGGCGCCAAGCACCCCGAGCTGGCCAAGAAGTTCATCGAGTTCCTCATCAGCGAGGAGGCCCAGGAGAAGCTCCCGCTCAACCAGTGGATGTACCCCGTCAACAGGAACGTCAAGACCCCTGAGGTCTTCAAGTACGCGGTGAAGGTGGAGAAGCCCGTCACCGTCGACCCGAAGGATATCGAGAAGAACTACGACCTCTGGCTCAGGCAGTGGACCCAGCTTATGGTCGAGGGCAAGAGCCCGGAGGAGATAACCGGGACGACCTCAACCTCGCCGGAAGGGGAGAACGGCGGTATCTGTGGACCGGCACTCATAGTTGGCCTTGCCATCGTGCCGCTCCTCCTCAGGAGGAGGCGGTGA
- a CDS encoding calcium/sodium antiporter, whose translation MIVEIILFALGLVLLIKGSDYFVEAASRVAKGFGVSEFIIALVLASIATTLPEVTVSAISSYQGNPDIALGNAIGSALANIALILGVSALLRPLKVEKTAWKNALFMIGVTAYAGILMYDGTISRLDGASLIFIYFGFLYYLYRKHMTLEEIPEGGRGNPKRDAIIMFGSGLLVVTGAKLVVDSAVTIARAFGVPEVVIGLTMVSIGTSLPEFTNSLMATIKRLPNISVGNIIGANILDVLMVIGIAALINPIKVDATIYTFTLPLTLLVMGILTAVLRLTGRIDRLTGGVLLAIYSYFIYVYLSGGVHLPQG comes from the coding sequence GTGATAGTTGAAATCATCCTCTTTGCCCTCGGTCTCGTCCTGCTCATCAAGGGGAGCGACTATTTTGTTGAGGCCGCCTCACGGGTTGCCAAGGGCTTTGGCGTCAGCGAGTTCATCATAGCACTCGTCCTGGCGAGCATAGCCACCACCCTTCCGGAGGTAACAGTCTCGGCCATCTCCTCCTACCAGGGGAACCCTGACATAGCGCTGGGCAACGCGATTGGAAGCGCTCTCGCCAACATTGCTCTCATCCTCGGTGTTTCCGCCCTGCTCCGGCCGTTAAAGGTGGAAAAAACCGCCTGGAAGAACGCCCTTTTTATGATAGGGGTCACGGCCTACGCCGGCATTCTCATGTACGACGGTACGATAAGCCGGCTCGACGGCGCGAGTCTGATATTCATCTACTTCGGCTTTCTCTACTACCTTTACCGGAAGCACATGACTTTGGAGGAGATTCCAGAAGGAGGGCGCGGAAACCCGAAGAGGGATGCCATTATAATGTTCGGGAGCGGCCTGCTCGTCGTTACCGGTGCCAAGCTCGTTGTTGACAGCGCGGTCACGATAGCGAGGGCCTTCGGCGTTCCCGAGGTGGTGATAGGGCTCACCATGGTCTCAATAGGCACCTCCCTGCCGGAGTTCACCAACTCCCTTATGGCCACCATCAAAAGGCTCCCGAACATCAGCGTGGGCAACATAATAGGCGCAAACATCCTCGACGTGCTCATGGTCATCGGGATAGCGGCTTTGATAAACCCCATAAAGGTTGACGCAACGATATACACCTTCACGCTCCCGCTCACGCTCCTCGTCATGGGCATACTCACCGCCGTCCTCCGCCTCACCGGCAGGATAGACAGGCTCACCGGCGGAGTGCTGCTGGCGATTTACTCCTACTTCATCTACGTCTACCTCTCCGGCGGCGTCCACCTTCCTCAGGGCTGA
- a CDS encoding PIN domain-containing protein codes for MEEALYDTNVLIEAAKSGKKLNGYTTVLNVVEFPRALELGLTVITPSLEDYLLAIKISQAMVRRGTPVPAVDAIVAAVAMNRGLRLVTEDKHFEWIRKEFEGLRLSSEKKEGAQRV; via the coding sequence ATGGAGGAGGCTCTCTACGACACCAACGTCCTGATTGAAGCGGCAAAATCCGGAAAAAAGCTGAACGGATACACAACCGTTCTAAACGTCGTGGAGTTCCCGAGGGCTCTTGAGCTTGGACTGACGGTGATAACGCCGAGCCTCGAAGACTACCTGCTGGCGATTAAAATATCGCAGGCGATGGTGAGGAGGGGGACGCCTGTCCCGGCGGTTGACGCGATAGTTGCCGCCGTGGCGATGAACAGGGGGCTGAGGCTCGTCACGGAGGATAAGCACTTCGAGTGGATAAGGAAGGAGTTCGAGGGGCTAAGGCTCAGCTCGGAGAAAAAAGAAGGGGCTCAGAGAGTGTAG
- a CDS encoding TIGR00288 family NYN domain-containing protein gives MPGGNWEKIISITKDGMRSIGTMRRKISRGKRIALLIDGPNILRKEFGVKLEDIVEALEGLGDLRVAKVILNQYAPQGLIEAVSNQGFEAIVVSGETGVKLAVEAMREIYNPNIDVIALATRNAEFLPVILKAKERGKETIVIGIEPGFSAALKHAADYTIILEGGEEK, from the coding sequence ATGCCGGGTGGCAACTGGGAGAAGATAATTTCGATAACGAAGGATGGCATGAGGAGCATAGGAACGATGAGGCGGAAGATAAGCAGGGGTAAGAGGATAGCACTTCTCATAGACGGTCCCAACATCCTCAGGAAGGAGTTCGGGGTAAAGCTTGAGGACATAGTGGAGGCCCTGGAGGGACTGGGCGACCTCAGGGTGGCGAAGGTGATTCTCAACCAGTACGCTCCCCAGGGACTCATAGAGGCGGTGTCGAACCAGGGCTTTGAGGCGATCGTCGTCTCGGGCGAGACAGGTGTGAAGCTCGCCGTCGAGGCCATGAGGGAGATATACAATCCCAACATCGATGTGATAGCCCTGGCCACCAGAAACGCGGAGTTCCTTCCGGTGATCCTAAAGGCCAAGGAGCGCGGCAAGGAAACCATCGTCATCGGAATCGAGCCCGGTTTCTCGGCGGCGCTGAAGCATGCCGCCGACTACACCATAATCCTCGAGGGCGGTGAGGAGAAATGA
- a CDS encoding DUF1931 family protein, which yields MAEMVIPYPQLQKILERTCELAVIKPRAEEMMEIVEKKLADLFEVAYENAKAERSGTIKLRHIPITKGFRNSLNLFRAVIEDEKVQIEPIRKYVLRKIPGDIPLEEEVVNELPIIAGTLFVLVGRVIKALHPEIKNVYPEHIEEAKRVLDYTL from the coding sequence GTGGCGGAGATGGTGATTCCATATCCCCAGCTCCAGAAGATACTCGAAAGAACCTGTGAGCTGGCCGTTATTAAGCCCCGCGCCGAGGAGATGATGGAGATAGTCGAGAAAAAGCTCGCTGACCTCTTCGAAGTGGCCTACGAAAATGCCAAGGCCGAACGCTCAGGCACCATAAAGCTCAGGCACATACCCATCACAAAGGGCTTCAGGAACAGCCTCAACCTCTTTAGAGCGGTCATCGAGGACGAGAAGGTTCAGATCGAGCCCATCAGGAAGTACGTCCTCAGGAAGATACCCGGCGACATTCCCCTTGAGGAGGAAGTAGTGAACGAGCTTCCCATAATAGCGGGAACCCTCTTCGTGCTCGTCGGAAGGGTTATTAAGGCCCTGCACCCGGAGATAAAGAACGTCTACCCCGAGCACATCGAGGAGGCCAAGAGGGTTCTGGACTACACTCTCTGA
- a CDS encoding TIGR00288 family NYN domain-containing protein, with translation MKERFFRVLRRGEKEVREVSEEAPKPKKKRSIGLIIDGPNILRKEFGIKLEDIIDALERIGKLRVAKVVLNQYAPQGLIEAVVNQGLEPIIVAGDTDVRIAIEAMELIYNSDVDVIALATRDADFLPIVNEAKRRGKETIVIGVEPGFSVALQNAADYVIKMEGKGGEAHEVK, from the coding sequence ATGAAGGAGCGCTTTTTCAGGGTTCTGAGGCGCGGGGAGAAGGAGGTTAGGGAAGTCAGCGAGGAGGCGCCGAAGCCCAAAAAGAAGAGGAGCATAGGCCTCATCATAGACGGTCCCAACATCCTCAGGAAGGAGTTCGGAATAAAGCTCGAGGACATAATAGACGCCCTTGAGCGGATCGGAAAGCTCAGGGTGGCGAAGGTGGTTCTCAACCAGTACGCTCCCCAGGGACTCATAGAGGCAGTCGTGAACCAGGGTCTTGAGCCTATAATAGTCGCCGGGGACACAGACGTGAGGATAGCCATCGAGGCCATGGAGCTAATCTACAACTCCGACGTTGATGTGATAGCCCTGGCCACCAGGGACGCGGACTTCCTCCCGATAGTCAACGAGGCGAAGCGCAGGGGGAAGGAAACGATAGTCATAGGTGTCGAGCCGGGCTTTTCGGTTGCACTCCAGAACGCGGCCGACTACGTCATCAAGATGGAGGGTAAGGGTGGCGAGGCCCACGAGGTCAAATAA
- a CDS encoding dipeptidyl-peptidase 5, which translates to MAEGLGEKELGKFKLVGNIDAFRRRLVFQVTEISLEKDDYFSRLYLYDGRKVRPFTSGKKDANPRFSPDGKLITFTSKRDRESKEAELYVIPTDGGEARLLARFRYGIKTLRFTEDGRGIAVVTPIDIEKKPKDDVHVIREIPFWFNGVGWVYGKRSVVYLVDIETGRKRRLTPKNLDVSQIRFYEGKLYFVAQEDRERKPMVSDLYVLEGRKARRLTPGEWSVSDFIPLDDGTFILKANTRERGIPTNTHIYHYNPETGELRKLTAKLDRSAYNSLNCDVRGPQRAELAFKDGWVYYVATDGPRVNLFRVNLGGEIERVIGGDRSVESFAIGDYIAFTAQDAVTPTELYVLRDGKEKKLTDFNGWIREYTLSKPEHFKVKASDGVEIDAWIMRPVDFEPEKNYPAVLEIHGGPKTAYGYSFMHEFHVLTAKGFVVIFSNPRGSDGYGEEFADIREHYGERDYQDLMEVVDEALKRFDFIDEERLGVTGGSYGGFMTNWIVGHTKRFKAAVTQRSISNWVSFFGTTDIGYFFAPDQIGGDPWSNLNGYWEKSPLKYAPNAETPLLIIHSTEDYRCWLSEALQFYTALKYLGKTVELALFPGENHDLSRGGKPKHRVRRLELIAGWMERWLKE; encoded by the coding sequence ATGGCGGAAGGTCTGGGTGAGAAAGAGTTAGGGAAGTTCAAGCTCGTCGGAAACATCGACGCCTTCAGAAGGAGGCTCGTCTTTCAGGTGACGGAGATAAGCCTTGAAAAGGACGACTACTTCTCAAGGCTTTACCTCTACGACGGGAGAAAGGTCAGGCCCTTTACCTCCGGAAAGAAGGACGCGAACCCGCGCTTCTCCCCGGACGGGAAGCTGATAACCTTCACCTCAAAGCGCGATAGGGAGAGCAAGGAGGCCGAGCTGTACGTTATTCCAACCGACGGCGGCGAGGCGAGGCTTTTAGCGAGGTTCAGGTACGGAATCAAAACCCTCCGCTTCACCGAGGACGGGAGGGGAATAGCGGTCGTTACCCCTATAGACATTGAGAAGAAGCCGAAGGACGACGTCCACGTCATCAGGGAAATTCCCTTCTGGTTCAACGGCGTCGGCTGGGTTTACGGGAAGAGGAGCGTCGTTTACCTGGTGGACATCGAGACCGGCAGGAAGAGGCGTTTAACTCCGAAAAACCTCGACGTCTCGCAGATTAGATTCTATGAAGGAAAGCTCTACTTTGTGGCTCAGGAAGACCGCGAGAGGAAGCCGATGGTGAGCGACCTCTACGTCCTCGAGGGCAGGAAGGCAAGGAGACTAACCCCCGGAGAGTGGAGCGTGAGTGACTTTATACCGCTCGACGATGGAACGTTCATCCTCAAGGCCAACACCCGCGAGCGCGGTATTCCCACGAACACCCACATCTACCACTACAACCCCGAGACGGGTGAGCTAAGGAAGCTCACCGCCAAGCTCGACCGCTCGGCCTACAACTCCCTGAACTGCGATGTTCGAGGGCCTCAGAGGGCGGAGCTGGCTTTTAAAGACGGCTGGGTTTATTACGTGGCAACGGACGGCCCGAGGGTGAACCTCTTCAGGGTGAACCTTGGGGGGGAGATAGAGCGCGTCATCGGTGGTGACAGGAGCGTCGAGAGCTTCGCCATCGGTGACTACATAGCCTTCACCGCCCAGGACGCGGTTACACCAACGGAGCTCTACGTCCTCCGCGACGGGAAGGAGAAAAAGCTCACGGACTTCAACGGCTGGATAAGAGAGTATACCCTCTCGAAGCCCGAGCACTTCAAGGTTAAAGCCAGCGATGGCGTTGAGATAGACGCATGGATAATGAGGCCCGTTGATTTCGAGCCTGAAAAGAACTATCCGGCCGTTCTAGAGATTCACGGCGGGCCTAAAACCGCCTACGGCTACTCCTTCATGCACGAGTTCCACGTTCTTACTGCCAAAGGCTTCGTGGTAATCTTCTCCAACCCGCGCGGCAGCGACGGCTACGGGGAAGAATTTGCCGACATCAGAGAGCACTACGGCGAGAGGGATTATCAGGACTTAATGGAGGTTGTGGACGAGGCGTTAAAGAGGTTTGACTTCATCGACGAAGAAAGGCTCGGCGTCACCGGCGGCTCCTACGGCGGCTTTATGACCAACTGGATAGTCGGACACACGAAGCGCTTTAAGGCCGCTGTAACCCAGCGCTCCATCTCGAACTGGGTGAGCTTCTTCGGCACGACTGACATCGGCTACTTCTTTGCACCTGACCAGATAGGAGGCGACCCCTGGAGCAACCTCAACGGCTACTGGGAGAAGAGCCCGCTGAAGTACGCGCCGAACGCCGAAACGCCCCTCCTCATAATCCACAGCACGGAGGACTACCGGTGCTGGCTGTCGGAGGCCCTGCAGTTCTACACGGCTTTGAAGTACCTCGGCAAGACCGTTGAGCTTGCCCTCTTCCCCGGCGAGAACCACGACCTCAGCAGGGGCGGAAAGCCGAAGCACCGCGTTAGGCGCCTGGAGCTGATTGCCGGGTGGATGGAGAGGTGGCTCAAGGAGTGA
- the ppcA gene encoding phosphoenolpyruvate carboxylase — translation MIPRTMSTQHPDNVFIPFFAGSPTMGGEDEVVEAFYAFSVLGIEEQMWDFEGKEVDEFVVKKLFERYGYFFKQRKLGKELRLTPRVPNPSVERAEAKLLLETLEAIPRSADYARLFYGEELPPIFEVILPMTTSAEELNRVYELYRHYIAGKQYKRVHDIKLHEWIGEFYPSEIAVIPLFESREAILHAAGIVRRYLSGKEVEYQRVFLARSDPAMNYGLISAVLYDKLALFELQELEEELGLPIYPIIGVGGAPFRGHLTPENVEAVLREYPSVQTFTVQSSFKYDRPPKEVIRAVERIRESRRREAQPVPGEVFEILDKYELRYSTELRALAPLIREVAKFVPSRRRRKLHIGLFGYSREVNGSALPRAIKFTASLYSLGIPPELLGLSALSEGELEFLGEHYLGLYRDIEFAFRYFNPKVAERFPFLRPLAEMARNYERDERHLEITSRILAGELSGELIVEAAGIRGFLG, via the coding sequence ATGATACCAAGAACGATGAGTACTCAGCATCCTGACAACGTATTTATCCCCTTTTTTGCCGGCAGTCCGACGATGGGCGGCGAGGACGAGGTGGTTGAGGCCTTCTATGCCTTCAGCGTCCTCGGCATAGAGGAGCAGATGTGGGACTTCGAGGGCAAGGAAGTGGACGAGTTCGTCGTCAAGAAGCTATTCGAGCGCTATGGATATTTCTTCAAGCAAAGAAAGCTCGGGAAGGAGCTCAGGCTGACGCCGCGAGTCCCCAACCCCAGTGTCGAGAGGGCGGAGGCGAAGCTTCTCCTGGAAACGTTGGAAGCGATACCTCGCTCGGCAGACTACGCGAGATTGTTCTACGGTGAAGAGCTTCCGCCCATTTTCGAGGTTATCCTCCCGATGACGACCTCGGCCGAGGAACTGAACAGGGTTTACGAGCTTTACAGACACTACATAGCGGGAAAGCAGTACAAAAGGGTTCACGACATCAAGCTCCACGAGTGGATAGGGGAGTTTTACCCCTCGGAGATAGCGGTAATCCCGCTCTTCGAGAGCCGGGAGGCAATACTCCACGCGGCGGGCATCGTCCGGCGGTATCTGAGCGGGAAGGAGGTTGAATACCAGCGCGTTTTCCTCGCCAGGAGCGACCCGGCCATGAACTACGGCCTAATCAGCGCGGTGCTCTACGACAAACTGGCGCTCTTTGAGCTGCAGGAGCTTGAGGAGGAACTGGGACTGCCAATCTATCCGATAATCGGCGTCGGTGGCGCTCCGTTCAGGGGACACCTCACGCCGGAGAACGTCGAGGCGGTTCTCAGGGAGTATCCAAGCGTTCAGACCTTCACGGTACAGAGCTCCTTCAAGTACGACAGGCCTCCCAAGGAGGTCATAAGGGCCGTTGAGAGAATCAGGGAATCCAGGAGAAGGGAAGCTCAGCCCGTTCCGGGGGAGGTCTTTGAAATCCTCGATAAGTACGAGCTCAGGTACTCCACCGAGCTGAGGGCCCTGGCGCCCCTGATCCGTGAGGTAGCAAAGTTCGTCCCATCGAGGAGAAGGAGGAAACTGCACATAGGCCTCTTCGGCTACTCCCGCGAGGTCAACGGCTCAGCGCTGCCGAGAGCGATCAAGTTCACTGCCTCGCTCTACTCCCTGGGAATCCCGCCGGAGCTCCTCGGGCTGAGTGCACTGAGTGAGGGGGAGCTTGAGTTCCTCGGCGAGCACTACCTCGGCCTTTACAGGGACATCGAGTTCGCCTTCCGCTACTTCAACCCGAAGGTTGCCGAGAGGTTCCCGTTCCTCAGGCCCCTCGCGGAGATGGCCAGGAACTACGAGAGGGACGAAAGGCACCTGGAGATAACCTCACGAATCCTGGCCGGAGAGCTGAGCGGTGAACTGATAGTGGAGGCGGCCGGGATTAGGGGCTTTTTGGGGTGA
- the mobA gene encoding molybdenum cofactor guanylyltransferase, with amino-acid sequence MKAYILAFPEKRWENYTLPVAGEPVVGLTERRLRLSKRIDEVITVVRRDRLRTYSLHVSNPLPVSARSRMEALLKALPEAPFFLVEGNMPLIMPFLVNYMTGLFYENEPEALIPVWRDGTAEVTHAIYEPDALSDAIEAAMAEGYRSLGRVVEFLDYEPLPIEELAKRNPKVTLSFFRVRNSFDVRFAEETLES; translated from the coding sequence ATGAAGGCATACATCCTGGCGTTTCCGGAGAAGCGGTGGGAGAACTACACGCTTCCAGTTGCCGGTGAGCCGGTTGTTGGGCTGACGGAGCGGAGGCTCAGGCTCAGCAAGAGGATAGACGAGGTCATCACTGTGGTCAGGAGGGACAGGCTCAGGACGTATTCCCTTCACGTCTCGAATCCCCTTCCTGTTTCCGCGAGGAGCAGGATGGAGGCTCTTCTGAAGGCCCTCCCGGAAGCGCCGTTTTTTCTCGTCGAAGGCAACATGCCGCTGATAATGCCCTTCCTCGTGAACTACATGACGGGCCTCTTCTACGAGAACGAGCCGGAGGCCCTGATACCCGTCTGGCGGGATGGAACGGCGGAGGTTACACATGCGATTTACGAGCCTGACGCCCTTTCCGATGCCATTGAGGCGGCCATGGCCGAGGGTTACCGGAGCCTGGGCAGGGTAGTGGAGTTCCTCGACTACGAACCGCTGCCAATTGAGGAACTGGCGAAGAGGAACCCGAAGGTCACGCTGAGCTTCTTCAGGGTGAGGAACTCCTTCGACGTCAGGTTCGCGGAGGAGACGCTTGAAAGCTGA